A single region of the Glycine max cultivar Williams 82 chromosome 20, Glycine_max_v4.0, whole genome shotgun sequence genome encodes:
- the LOC100780822 gene encoding serine carboxypeptidase-like 50, translating into MASIISFTLKTLLFLCFCSFHFPLSTSSESNPSFPKEALPNKHGYLPISPTSTSSIFYAFYEAQNSTLPLSQTPLLIWLQGGPGCSSMIGNLYELGPWRVTESLTLQPNPGAWNRIFGLLFLDSPIGTGFSVASTRQEIPTDQNGVAKHLFAAITSFLQLDPVFKNRPIYITGESYAGKYVPAIGYYILEKNANLKVSERVNLAGVTIGDGLTDPKTQVATHALNAYYVGLINERQKHELENAQLEAVRLTQMRNWSEATDARNKVLRMLQNMTGLATLYDYTRKAPYEDDLVEKFLNIAEVKKALGVNESFVYEICSDVVGAALHADVMKSVKYMVDYLVRRSKVLLYQGQHDLRDGVVQTEVWVKTMKWEGIVEFVNAERKIWTVNGELAGYVQNWKSLTNVVVLGAGHLLPTDQPLNSQAMIEDWVLERGVFENAHKRHVSSESVFVL; encoded by the coding sequence AAAGAAGCCCTCCCCAACAAACATGGTTACCTTCCAATAAGCCCCACTTCAACTTCTTCCATTTTCTACGCTTTCTATGAAGCCCAGAACTCAACTTTACCACTCTCACAAACCCCACTTCTCATATGGCTCCAAGGTGGCCCTGGCTGCTCCTCCATGATTGGAAACTTGTACGAACTTGGACCGTGGCGCGTCACGGAATCACTCACCCTTCAACCCAACCCTGGTGCTTGGAATAGAATCTTTGGCCTTCTTTTTCTTGATAGTCCCATTGGAACTGGCTTCAGTGTGGCCTCAACGAGACAAGAAATTCCAACTGATCAAAACGGCGTTGCAAAACACCTTTTTGCTGCTATAACAAGCTTTCTTCAGCTTGATCCTGTTTTCAAGAATCGCCCTATTTATATTACTGGTGAAAGCTATGCTGGGAAGTATGTGCCTGCTATTGGGTATTACATATTGGAGAAAAATGCAAACTTGAAGGTTTCTGAAAGAGTGAATTTGGCTGGTGTGACTATTGGGGATGGCTTAACTGACCCTAAAACTCAAGTGGCTACTCATGCTCTGAATGCTTATTATGTTGGATTGATCAATGAGAGGCAAAAGCATGAGTTGGAGAACGCTCAATTGGAAGCGGTTCGGTTGACTCAAATGAGGAATTGGAGTGAAGCAACTGATGCAAGAAACAAAGTCTTGAGAATGTTGCAAAACATGACAGGGTTGGCTACTTTGTATGACTATACAAGGAAGGCTCCTTATGAGGATGATTTGGTTGAAAAATTCTTGAACATTGCTGAGGTGAAGAAGGCCTTGGGGGTGAATGAATCGTTTGTGTATGAGATATGCAGCGATGTTGTTGGGGCTGCATTGCATGCTGATGTGATGAAGAGTGTGAAATATATGGTGGATTACTTGGTGAGAAGGAGCAAGGTGTTGTTATATCAAGGGCAACATGATTTGAGGGATGGTGTGGTTCAAACAGAGGTTTGGGTGAAGACAATGAAGTGGGAAGGGATTGTGGAGTTTGTGAATGCTGAAAGGAAGATATGGACAGTTAATGGAGAGCTTGCAGGGTATGTTCAAAATTGGAAGTCTCTCACCAATGTTGTGGTTTTGGGTGCTGGGCATCTTTTGCCTACTGATCAACCTCTTAATTCTCAAGCAATGATAGAAGATTGGGTTTTGGAAAGGGGAGTGTTTGAAAATGCGCATAAGAGACATGTATCAAGTGAGTCTGTATTTGTTTTGTAA